Within Styela clava chromosome 8, kaStyClav1.hap1.2, whole genome shotgun sequence, the genomic segment AATTCAATTCGTGGTcagattaaattttgtttttcatttttaatatcaatatAGATTTATTCGCGAAACAAGCTcccaaaaaaattaacattcaAACCCATCTGTATAGAAGAAACGAGCACTACCGCAAGTGCACGTGCAAGTGcaattaatatataataagcAGAAAATTTTACAAGGTTTTCCGGAAATGAGGTGGTAACTACAGGAGAATAATACAAGGCGACGCGTTGATTAGGTTAATAATAGCAAGAATTTGTTTTCATTCGATAATTGTGTCGTTTGTCCTCGATGGAGTGCGAAATTACTGTACTACATGTGTCAATCCAAAACTGAACACATAAGTGTATTGGTAGATATATTAAAGAAATATTGGGAGAGCATTTCATAATAAGACATAAAGATAGACCGGTGACAGACTGGATTTGTCATGTCTACGAACTTATTTAATTAAAGTCATGTCTACGgacttatttaattaaattaacTTACTTATTGCCTACAATAAATGAGTTTTAATAGCTAATCGAATAAATTACAATACGaataacattttaaaaaatatcgagtatattttaaattagttcATGTCCAGCAAAGAAAATTGTCAGAAATTGTTGCATCCAGTAATGAAAATAACTTTACATAGCATAGCATTCTGTCACTGATAGTATATTGTTAGTTATAGtgttaaagtatatataatacagAAGTTGGGATGAAGATTTTTTTCTTATTCTCTATTTTTACAATACAAGTTTACAATTGCAAGTTGAAGGAAGTCTATTTTCGTCTGACCATGCGATGTCAAGTGctcaaaatgaagaaattttgagaTGAAAATATTCTTCATAGTTCAAAAACCAAGAATTTGCTGTACCGAATATAATTGATTCTAATATTGATTCGTTATGGGCATCCCTGCATACTCTTATATAACATTCAAAACATGTTGCCTATAGGAAATTCGGTAATTATCGCTTTGCGCAACATTCATCCCACGCATGCAAGTTATTTGTCGTGTTATCGGCGCTGAGCTGTTAGGCCAACACAGAGTCATGCGGGAAGGATTAACAACttaattaaagtattttttctGAATTAAGATTTAATTAGCAATCTAGAGTTTATCTCTTTTCGAATCCTGGCGTAAACTGAGCCTGAATACAGTTTAATGGTTATGCTCTTATTTCGATTAGTTTTCCTGGTTGTGGTATGTGGAAGTAATGTTACAATTGGAGTGAAAAACACCGAAGGTGATTTACTTGCGGAAGACAATTTCGGCTTTATAGACAATGTCAACCCTGACAACAATGGACATGTATTGGACAATACCGTGAATGGGATTGTAAATTCGCCAATGATTTTAGATGACAACATTGTGGAAGACACGGAAGAGAGTTCTTCAAATGATCTGCTTACACTCGACATGGTGGAGCAAAGCGCGGTTACTTCAAATATCATGCTGCAACCGAGCACACCAAATCCAACTATGTATGGGTATGGTATAAATCCATTTTACAGTGAGGTACTAGATTTAACATTGGCACCAGAAATCGATGTCGTACTTCCCGATAGCTTTGCCATGACAAATGAGGATCACCCGAGCAAGCTGAGGATGGGAAATGAGGTGCAAATAGACCTGAAACAGGCATTGCCGATTTTCAATGAAACGACGCAAAAACcagaaacaacaacaaaaaaagaCAACTCTCGCGTACTGGGCCTCCGACCGTTTCACGGAATTGCGATACCACCCGGTGTCCCTATTCCACCCGGTGTCCCTATTCCACCCGGTGTCCCTATTCCACCCGGTGTCCCTATTCCGCCCGGTGTTCCTATTCCACCCGGTGTCCCTATTCCACCCGGTGTCCCTATTCCACCCGGTGTCCCTATTCCACCCGGTGTCCCTATTCCACCAGATGTGCCAGACCATTCAAGCACCTCAACAACGACAAAATCAACAACGACCACGGTAACTAGCACGAATTCCAGATCAATCGCACCGCATCCACCAATACCGAGACTGCTACAACCGAAAAAACCAACAGAACGTGCAAAACCTAAAACTTCAACAACCTTAAAACCGACGACTATAAAAAGCAAACCATCCATACCTACGAAAATAACGCCAACAAAATCGACAATTCAAGCTGGCACGCCAATGGATTTTCAAAGAGGGATGATACCAGTAGTAGATGTAGACTCTGGGCCGACAACTTCATCACAAAAAATCGAGCATACAACATCAAACATTACGACATTCGAAGCCGATAACTCAAAAACCATAGTGATTGAACTAAACCCAATAGCAGGACGAGATATATTTCATAACACAAGTCTTATCGAGAAATTTAATAACAGTGATAATTCGGATACGCGTGATCAAGTTACTGTAGTTTATCGGATGTGTGGATACCCTTCTATATGCGATCAAGAAACTTGCATATCACTTGACATAAGTAGTGATACCTTGGAAGAGTGTGAAATACGGGGAGCGAAAGCAGGATTCGTTTTTGTCGTAATCATTTTATCACTAGCGATTATAGTAGGGAACAGTTTGCTACCGTTGGTACTGTGGAGAAATCGAGAATTGAGAAGTCATCACAATTTAATGAAAGGTGTGTAATAATGCTGTTTTGAGGGAGAAAGACTTGGAAATACTTATTAATAACCTGGAAATAACGACAACAATGTGCAGAAATAACGTTAATTGTATCACGCAAATTAACATGCATACACATCACGATTCCAGataaatttatcattcattATACCTAAAATGAAGTCGTGATAAAACATGTACAAGTAATAGATCATTTGTGTGGGGAAATACGTCAACAAGCATTATGATGTTGCGTTTTTTTAATTAACCAAAGgctttgattaaaaataatcgAATCGCGATAACATATtgcatataaataaatatgcaaattacCAGTGACGGGAATATCACCAACATAgccatattgaaaatatttgggtATATCTCtaaattaggaataatagaATCGAGACAATAAATTTGACTTTTCTTGGCTATAAAACGCCAACAACACAGTTTTTTTACGATTTCAGTTATGTCGGGTAGATTGGCTTGGAAAGACCCCAAAATAAGCAAACAGATATGGAAGTGTCCCAAACTGTTAGTATTAGAGTTATGTTGGAGATTGTCTCGCAAAACGACCGATGaacgaaatataaaactttaatgacgtataagtaatattttaaaattcgcTTTGGCGAGAAAGCCGATTGAAGTAAATATGATACCGGACATTTTTAATCGGAATTTCATTACAATTCAGTTTCACTTGGATTTGCTGACATGATAACTGGTTTGATTCTCCTGTTCTCCGTTATTCCCAATGTTATCCGTACGATGCAAAGCACCGAACAACAGTTAGCTGAAGAGGATAGAGATATGACGAATTCAGCCCAAGCTATAATAGCCGGTTCAATGCTAACTTTATCAGCACAGGTTCGAAAATGATTTATAACTAGAAATAAACTACGAAACGTTGGCCTAATTGAAAGTATGAATCTAataaccaataaaaaaaaaacgttttctgACATTTGAAATGATAAGACTTTTCGATTTCAAAACatcattaatttcaaaaataacaatTTGCTTTGCAAATATGGTTTACCCAAAACCATACTTTTGGATCATTCTAAAAGTCATAGTATGtttaattctcttatttttttgagtgatttttcatataaaaatataccATGTTCTTGCGAGATTTTCATTGAGACAAATACAGATTACTGCGAGAATTTTTGCAAACAGTCAAAAACGAGTATTGATGAACCATTGTCAAAGGCAGCTACTCGCGAGTCGCGACCGGGTCGTAATAAGAGTCGATTTATGCATTATTGTCTCGCATTAGAAACATTTGTAACACTACTCGATTCCGATCAATTTCATGTTTACTTTTCACAGGCTTCATTGTTTCACTTGACATATCTCAGCGCTGAGCgttttgttgcaattaaatGGCCTTTGTGGCACCGAGTGAGAGGACCAAAGTCTCTTTCATCGCAAATTTTGTCGGTGTGGGCAGTTTCTATCATAGTGTCTTTTCTACCAGGTAAGAGATGaaaccaaatatatatttacataacaCAGTCGCTGTAGAAATTAAATAAGGCATGGTGGATCAAACGTTGTAATACGATCAATAACGAATATTCTCCAGCGGTATATTCGGTATAGTGCGTTCGAAATTTCCGTAATATTTGTCATAAATCTTGAATATTTCGATTCAACTAGTATACGTCTCATTATACCTGTGAACTGTGATGATGACTTCgcagaaaattattttcgagtttttacATCAAATACGATATGACTACTTTTAATATGATGACGTATACTATCTGAATATAGAACGCTGTAATTTGcctaaaataataattaattattaaataatttcgTCTTTGATGATGGGTATATTCCCGGAAGTGTTTTCGACACAAAGTTTCGATTTTAAACAACCGTAAAATCTATTTTGTGAAAGATGACATGAAAGCGAACTTATAAGTGCGTCAAAATTACGTTTTAACTTTGATTGTTTTGCGTCACAATATAGGTAGACTCAGACCGCCAGATCAATGAATTACATAAGTAACTTTCATACATTACAGCTGCTTTCAAGTATCAATTCTCGTTTCGATATTTGCCTGTATTATTCGTCTACATAATGACAGCAAATGGATCCGAAACCAATGCGGAAGGAACGGCCTATATTGTGATAACCATGGTGATACCATATATAGCCACGGTAAGATGATAATTTAAGccatatataccggtatttcGATTTAAAATCTTAATCttaaaaagttaattttttgtGTTAAAATACGCAAAACCTAATAAAATGATGTGTTCTAACTATCCAGATAGGAATTACATTAGCCTCAAATCATTCTGATGGATTTCAAAAAGGGCAGGTTGTTGTTGTTTACTTTCGAAACGCTTATGCTtcgattattttaaattatttatggcATTTAAATGATGTGTTATTATATAAACttgcaataaaaaacaaattaaacccCGCGTCACCAAAAGCAATATAGAGAAACCAGGGCATGAATATTACCTCCGCCATCAGGACATTAATAACTGTATAGTATAAACTTTTCACGTGAAGACTTTCACATGCTAAAGCGATTAATATATTACCTATTCGTTACCAGATAACATTTACGGCACTAACCGGGGTAGTAGTATGGTGGAAGATGAAATCAACGGCACATATGAAGCGTTATTCCACAAGAAATCATCGAACTACGAACGGTGGTATAGGATCCCAGACCACTTCCGGGTTCAAACTAGCGAGTAACGGACGATATCAATGGGATGATGCCGATAACACAAAACCGGAACTAAAGCCGGAAGTAGCGGTGTTGAAGACCCTAACGATTATGATTGCTGCCTTTAGCATAACACTACGTAAGTTTACTTTCGTAGCTGCGAGTGACCCATtgcatattaataatatatttgtatatcaCTATTTTACTGCCAGTATTTCAACCGAAAGATTTGAAAATTCTGTGAATTAACCCTTCTTTATTGCATTTTCAGTTCCTTTCATAATAGTTGTGATTCTATTCTACGGTGAACAACTGGACTGCGTAAACTACTCTATGCCATACACAATTGCCTTCTACGCCTGTATGTCGAACAGTTTTGTAAATGTATTGATATATACAGTACGAGACCAAAAATTCAGAAACGGTTTACATAATGTCTTTCGACGACGAGGGGCTAGTCAAATATGGAGCTCTAATTCCAATCAAGGAAAAAAAGGAATGACGATGAGTACGAGTATCGAACTCACACCCCATCCAATACAAATGGAGAATGGAGAAAAATTTTCCAGTAGAACATCTGGCAAAGAAAGATGGGAAAGAGCCTTGGTAGGGATGTGAAGGGTAAGAAGGAGAACAAGACAGAAAAATGAAGAGCGGGATACATTGACACGGCACCGCgatgtaaaaaaataatctgATCTACCGGTCTCAAACTAATGAATCAAACAGATATGATCCCAACATTTAAACAAGGTACAACCAAGGTACATCAGTTTAAAAACAAGTCTACAGACATAATGAATTGAATTAGTGAACTAATTGTacagtattctttcattttgagATATTATAACAATCAGTATgtgcattgaatatttttttgtacagAATCCAACATTCAGTGTTATATTTTATCAAGTACAGCGGTAAAATAATCTATTgctgcttttttttatttttttttttatcaagatcTTTTCAATTCattctttttaataatttttttacgaTTTTATTGCACATAAATGGAGATTTTCGAATAAAAGTATGCAAAATGAGAGCAAATATGATCTTGAATTGTCATGAAGAGCATCGTAGTAATGTAATTAAAtagtagatatatatatatatattcattaggATACAGTTAAAACCTATATGTAAAAGAAATTTTAGGAGAAGGTGACAAAACCTGATTGCTATTCAGTTGATAGATAGATATTCATTCAAATCCTGTCATTACTCAACAATCAAAACAGAAAACACAATTCGAATTCTCAGGACATATACAATCGACTAATACCAGAATTAATAAGTACCTAGGTTGGAGGGACCAATCGGTCACCAAATTGAAACAATTCTCCTTGCATGAATAAGTCGATAGACGTCTATACAGTGTAATTATACCATTTATAAATCATGTCAATTTGTTGTTGCTATAATTATCATGCTATCGTTATATAATACATACAGACTTACTTCAAGTTCAACATTGCTAACATTtcgggttcgcaggtttgaggATGAgtggccgtggttcgctatatgataAAACAGTCTCATCacttttcctctcccccggaatgaatatgtaaatcctatcctatttgaTTGAATCTATGTTACAAACCTGATGATCTGTTGCTTCAGTTTCCAATAGTTGAACAAGATTGTCGCCAGGTTGCACTCGAATCACGTCTATTATCATTCTCTTAGTTCTGAAAAAGTAAAAAGAAGACTATAAAACAAACCATAGCTCTTGAGTTTATGGGACAACTGGAACCTTGGGTGGCCAGAACCAGTCAAAACCTAATAATCTACTATTCCAAACACGCTCTAAAACAGTGgacggcaaactttatgtactacTGGGCCAAACATGCACATTGATGGTAGCGTGCGGACCATATTGGTTTATAAACAATCGCCACCTTAAACTTCATATCATGACGTTCTTATTACtcatcgatcttaagatcggtaagtatgttgataggtatttgtctgtctgtatgtctgtttgtctgtgtgttagatgcacgcgatatctcacgaaagcgatgTTGAAtcctgctccaaattttgcatgtgcagccatcatagctcggatcagaagcctatagattttggatggattatgtcttataattagcgagttattaattaattagtgatgggacacacggtgtcactatggagtaagaccgctgttttgggggatcccctaaccttcgatcgataagtctacggtttctaaccgatattctagtttctGTGTTAATCACAACCAACGGTGGCAAGTAATTGACATACAACTGACAATTTTTGCTTATTCTAATTACCGGTACTACAAAACAAACCCGTAAAACAGCTATTGTTACGACATACATCCGTGGTGCGCAGATGATAATAAGTTTACAAGcaacttttgtttttttaagCATTAAAAGTGAGGTTTTGGGGGCCACAAAAAGGAGGGAGGGGGCACGAGCCGCAGTTTGTCAACCCCTTTCTCTGAAATAAGGTTTTGTAAAGGAATATCAAGTATATATTCTAAACTGGATCCTGcaccctttgggaaccgctgttttATACAATAATTTACCTGAGTAATACATTTCTCACATCACCATCATCATCTTCCTTTACTTCTATTCTGTTCAGCAATGTTAGTGACACTTCAGTATTACCCAGTTGTTCCAACTGTTTCTCATCTTGTTCACCTTCACCTGAAGCTTGTGAAGTATCACCACCTGATGAAAGATAAGTAAACCATATGGAAAGTCAAGGCAGTTGGAAGATAAAATGGTAAAACTCAAAGATACTTTTTAAACCAcaaaataagtttaaatatgcataattttttaatagtCATTAATAAAACTGACAACTAAATCATAGAATGAGCataacaaaaacattttaaattactGCTGAATATTATTcagaattaaactaaaaataaaaacaaaactaacgGATACTGAATAGAATTTAATACAAATTGTTAGCGAGAgtgttattgaaatataaatttgttatCGTGTAACCATGCAAGAATAGCTTCAACTGTAGCTATTTATTATCACAATTCAAAGAGAAACTATATGGTTGATTTGATATATTACCAGATAACATTATAATAAACATAACCATGCAAGTTTGTAAGCATATTAtgaactataatatatatagttttataACATGCTGTTGGTGATATT encodes:
- the LOC120345757 gene encoding uncharacterized protein LOC120345757; its protein translation is MVMLLFRLVFLVVVCGSNVTIGVKNTEGDLLAEDNFGFIDNVNPDNNGHVLDNTVNGIVNSPMILDDNIVEDTEESSSNDLLTLDMVEQSAVTSNIMLQPSTPNPTMYGYGINPFYSEVLDLTLAPEIDVVLPDSFAMTNEDHPSKLRMGNEVQIDLKQALPIFNETTQKPETTTKKDNSRVLGLRPFHGIAIPPGVPIPPGVPIPPGVPIPPGVPIPPGVPIPPGVPIPPGVPIPPGVPIPPGVPIPPDVPDHSSTSTTTKSTTTTVTSTNSRSIAPHPPIPRLLQPKKPTERAKPKTSTTLKPTTIKSKPSIPTKITPTKSTIQAGTPMDFQRGMIPVVDVDSGPTTSSQKIEHTTSNITTFEADNSKTIVIELNPIAGRDIFHNTSLIEKFNNSDNSDTRDQVTVVYRMCGYPSICDQETCISLDISSDTLEECEIRGAKAGFVFVVIILSLAIIVGNSLLPLVLWRNRELRSHHNLMKVSLGFADMITGLILLFSVIPNVIRTMQSTEQQLAEEDRDMTNSAQAIIAGSMLTLSAQASLFHLTYLSAERFVAIKWPLWHRVRGPKSLSSQILSVWAVSIIVSFLPAAFKYQFSFRYLPVLFVYIMTANGSETNAEGTAYIVITMVIPYIATITFTALTGVVVWWKMKSTAHMKRYSTRNHRTTNGGIGSQTTSGFKLASNGRYQWDDADNTKPELKPEVAVLKTLTIMIAAFSITLLPFIIVVILFYGEQLDCVNYSMPYTIAFYACMSNSFVNVLIYTVRDQKFRNGLHNVFRRRGASQIWSSNSNQGKKGMTMSTSIELTPHPIQMENGEKFSSRTSGKERWERALVGM